In one window of Paraburkholderia phymatum STM815 DNA:
- a CDS encoding primosomal protein N', whose product MRLEALTDTFVRVALDHPLPTLFDYRCDGAWAPAPGMLVSVPFGKRHIVGLVMEVTAYSDVPADRIKSVHSVCTACPPLSEHWLQLAQFAADYYQRGIGEVALPALPQALRDAPRWTRLLAPEERYRLLPAGRAALPGALPARATALRRLAAALAEAESLPAVDARALHPKATATLEAWQAEGWVALDVLDPAAPRPAQDHTPQSVSLPTLTDEQTTAVEAIRDVQGFAPFLLHGVTGSGKTEVYLRALAGLLAANPNAQALVLVPEINLTPQFEAAFRARFASMDDAEIVTLHSGLAEGERARNWFAAHTGRARIVLGTRLAVLASLPHLAMIVVDEEHDPAYKQQEGLRYSARDLAIWRAKQLAIPVVLGSATPSLESWWQVDQGRYRRLTLSRRAVADAVLPTVRLVDLEDERRRGRASVEGLSGPLIAALKTRLERGEQSLVFLNRRGYAPQLACDACGWVAGCPRCSAYAVLHKPERALRCHHCGWEARIPRSCPECGNVDIAPLGRGTQRIEEALASAVPGARVLRIDADSTRRKGSAQALFSDVHAGEVDILVGTQMIAKGHDFRRVSLVGVLNADTALFSHDFRASERLFAQLMQVSGRAGRAGLPGEVLVQTRYPTHALYHALARQDYVGFANSTLSERRDAHLPPFVYQAMLRAEGRTLDAALTFLQQAATALTDIPAASRVTVYDAVPLTIVKVMHVHRAQLLVESASRAALQATLRAWQPLLRTLKGVLRWSIEVDPLDI is encoded by the coding sequence ATGCGGCTCGAAGCGCTGACCGACACCTTCGTCCGCGTTGCGCTCGATCATCCGTTGCCGACGCTTTTCGACTACCGCTGCGACGGCGCCTGGGCGCCGGCGCCGGGCATGCTCGTCAGCGTGCCATTCGGCAAGCGGCATATCGTGGGGCTCGTCATGGAAGTGACCGCTTACAGCGACGTGCCTGCCGATCGCATCAAATCGGTCCACAGCGTCTGCACCGCGTGCCCGCCGCTGTCGGAGCATTGGCTGCAACTCGCGCAATTCGCCGCCGACTATTACCAGCGCGGCATCGGTGAAGTCGCGCTGCCCGCGCTTCCGCAGGCGCTGCGTGATGCGCCGCGCTGGACGCGCCTGCTCGCGCCCGAGGAACGCTATCGCCTGCTGCCTGCGGGCCGCGCGGCGTTGCCCGGCGCGTTGCCTGCCCGCGCTACCGCGCTGCGCCGTCTTGCAGCCGCGCTGGCTGAAGCGGAGTCGCTGCCAGCCGTCGATGCGCGCGCGCTGCATCCCAAGGCCACCGCGACGCTGGAAGCGTGGCAAGCCGAAGGCTGGGTCGCGCTTGACGTGCTCGATCCCGCAGCGCCACGTCCAGCGCAGGATCACACGCCGCAAAGCGTGTCGCTGCCGACACTCACGGACGAACAGACGACCGCGGTCGAAGCGATCCGCGACGTGCAAGGCTTCGCGCCGTTTCTGCTGCACGGCGTAACGGGCAGCGGCAAGACGGAGGTGTATCTGCGCGCGTTGGCTGGCTTGCTGGCCGCTAATCCCAACGCGCAAGCGCTCGTACTCGTGCCCGAGATCAACCTGACGCCGCAGTTCGAAGCGGCGTTTCGAGCACGTTTCGCGTCGATGGACGATGCCGAAATCGTCACGCTGCATAGCGGTCTGGCCGAAGGCGAACGCGCCCGCAACTGGTTCGCCGCGCACACGGGACGCGCGCGCATCGTGCTGGGTACGCGGCTCGCGGTGCTGGCGTCGTTGCCGCATCTCGCCATGATCGTCGTCGACGAGGAGCACGATCCCGCTTACAAGCAGCAGGAAGGTCTGCGCTATTCCGCGCGCGATCTGGCGATCTGGCGGGCGAAACAGCTCGCCATTCCCGTCGTTTTGGGATCGGCGACGCCTTCGCTCGAAAGCTGGTGGCAGGTCGATCAGGGACGCTACAGACGGCTCACGTTGTCGCGCCGCGCCGTTGCGGATGCCGTGTTGCCCACCGTCCGGCTCGTCGATCTGGAAGATGAACGCAGGCGCGGGCGCGCGTCGGTGGAAGGTCTGTCCGGGCCGCTGATCGCGGCGCTAAAAACGCGTCTCGAGCGTGGCGAACAAAGCCTCGTGTTCCTGAACCGTCGCGGCTACGCGCCGCAGCTGGCGTGCGACGCATGCGGCTGGGTCGCGGGCTGCCCGCGATGCAGCGCCTATGCGGTGCTGCATAAGCCGGAACGGGCGCTGCGTTGCCACCATTGCGGCTGGGAAGCACGCATTCCACGCTCGTGTCCGGAATGCGGCAATGTCGATATAGCGCCGCTCGGACGCGGCACGCAGCGCATCGAAGAGGCGCTCGCCAGCGCGGTTCCGGGTGCGCGCGTGCTGCGCATCGATGCCGACAGCACGCGCCGCAAGGGCAGCGCGCAGGCGCTGTTCTCCGACGTGCATGCGGGCGAAGTCGACATTCTGGTCGGCACTCAGATGATCGCGAAGGGGCACGATTTCCGTCGCGTGTCGCTGGTCGGCGTGCTGAACGCGGACACGGCGCTCTTTTCCCACGATTTCCGCGCCAGCGAGCGCCTGTTCGCGCAACTGATGCAGGTAAGCGGCCGCGCAGGCCGCGCCGGATTACCGGGTGAAGTGCTGGTGCAAACGCGTTACCCGACACACGCGCTGTATCACGCGTTGGCTCGCCAGGATTACGTTGGCTTTGCCAATTCGACCCTTTCCGAACGGCGCGACGCGCATCTGCCGCCCTTCGTCTATCAGGCGATGCTTCGCGCCGAAGGACGCACGCTCGACGCCGCGCTCACATTCCTGCAACAGGCGGCAACGGCGTTGACCGACATCCCCGCTGCGAGCCGCGTGACCGTGTACGACGCGGTACCGCTCACCATCGTCAAGGTGATGCACGTGCATCGCGCGCAATTGCTGGTGGAGAGCGCGTCACGCGCTGCGCTGCAGGCGACGCTGCGTGCGTGGCAGCCGCTGCTGCGCACGCTGAAAGGCGTGCTGCGCTGGAGCATCGAAGTCGATCCGCTGGACATCTGA
- the hemE gene encoding uroporphyrinogen decarboxylase, giving the protein MAHNLLNDTFLRALMREPTEYTPIWLMRQAGRYLPEYNATRSRAGSFLGLAKNPDYATEVTLQPLERYPLDAAILFSDILTVPDAMGLGLDFQVGEGPKFAHPVRTEEDVARLTVPDIDATLRYVTDAVRQIRTALTDAQGRQRVPLIGFSGSPWTLACYMVEGGGSDDFRTVKSMLYGRPDLMHRILEVNAKAVAAYLNAQIEAGAQAVMIFDTWGGALADGIYQRFSLHYIQQVVRQLKREHDGNRVPVITFTKGGGLWLEEIAATGVDAVGLDWTVNLGKARERVGGQVALQGNIDPSVLFAPPSTIRIEARAVLDSFGNHPGHVFNLGHGISQFTPPEHVAELVDEVHRHSRAIRATGGRGAA; this is encoded by the coding sequence GTGGCCCACAACCTCCTCAACGACACCTTTCTACGCGCGTTGATGCGCGAGCCGACCGAGTACACGCCGATCTGGCTGATGCGCCAGGCGGGACGTTATCTGCCGGAATACAACGCGACGCGTAGCCGCGCGGGGAGCTTCCTCGGGCTGGCGAAGAACCCCGACTACGCGACGGAAGTTACGCTGCAGCCGCTCGAGCGCTATCCGCTCGACGCCGCCATTCTTTTTTCCGACATTCTGACCGTCCCCGACGCAATGGGCCTGGGTCTGGACTTCCAGGTCGGCGAAGGGCCGAAGTTTGCGCACCCGGTACGCACTGAAGAAGATGTCGCGCGCCTCACCGTGCCGGACATCGATGCCACTCTGCGCTATGTGACGGATGCCGTGCGCCAGATCCGCACCGCGCTGACCGACGCGCAAGGCCGTCAGCGCGTGCCGTTGATCGGCTTCTCGGGAAGTCCGTGGACGCTCGCCTGCTACATGGTCGAAGGCGGCGGCTCCGATGATTTCCGCACCGTAAAGTCGATGCTCTATGGCCGCCCTGACCTGATGCATCGCATCCTGGAGGTCAACGCGAAGGCCGTAGCTGCCTATCTGAACGCGCAGATCGAAGCAGGCGCGCAAGCCGTGATGATTTTCGACACGTGGGGCGGGGCGCTCGCTGATGGCATCTATCAACGCTTTTCGCTGCACTACATCCAGCAGGTCGTGCGCCAGTTGAAGCGCGAACACGACGGCAATCGCGTGCCAGTCATTACCTTCACGAAGGGCGGCGGCCTGTGGCTCGAAGAAATCGCGGCGACGGGCGTCGATGCCGTCGGTCTCGACTGGACCGTGAATCTGGGCAAGGCGCGCGAGCGCGTCGGCGGACAAGTCGCGCTTCAGGGCAATATCGATCCGTCCGTGCTGTTCGCGCCACCGTCTACGATTCGCATCGAAGCTCGCGCGGTGCTCGACAGCTTCGGCAACCATCCGGGCCACGTTTTCAATCTCGGACATGGCATCTCACAGTTCACCCCGCCGGAACATGTGGCGGAACTGGTCGACGAAGTGCATCGGCATAGCCGTGCGATTCGCGCGACAGGCGGCAGGGGCGCCGCGTAA
- a CDS encoding transporter substrate-binding domain-containing protein produces the protein MKKATMLFVSALVCAGAVHAQTAAPAPASRLDEILARGTLRACTTGDYKPYSFYKQDGQFEGIDIDMTESLARSLGVKAEFVKTSWSNLMNDFVSKCDVGVGGVSTTLDRQKRAFFTVAYQVDGKSPIVRCDDVDKYQTVAQIDQPSTRVIFNPGGTNERFARQFLSHAKLTVYPDNVTIFKQILAGKADVMVTDASETLLQQKLNPGLCSVHPDKPFQYGEKAWLVPRGDVVFQQYVDQWLHLARATGEYQSISDKWLK, from the coding sequence ATGAAGAAAGCCACCATGCTTTTTGTTAGCGCGCTCGTCTGTGCGGGCGCGGTCCATGCGCAAACTGCCGCACCCGCGCCAGCCTCGAGGCTTGACGAGATTCTCGCTCGCGGCACCTTGCGGGCCTGCACGACGGGCGATTACAAACCGTATTCGTTCTACAAGCAGGACGGGCAGTTCGAGGGAATCGACATCGACATGACCGAGTCGCTGGCAAGGTCGCTCGGCGTGAAAGCGGAGTTCGTGAAGACGTCGTGGTCAAATCTGATGAACGACTTTGTGTCGAAATGCGATGTCGGCGTGGGCGGCGTATCCACTACGCTCGACAGGCAAAAACGGGCTTTCTTCACGGTTGCATATCAGGTGGACGGCAAATCGCCGATCGTGCGTTGCGACGATGTAGACAAGTATCAGACGGTCGCCCAGATCGATCAGCCGTCCACGCGCGTAATTTTCAATCCGGGCGGCACCAACGAGCGCTTCGCCAGGCAGTTCCTTTCCCATGCGAAGCTCACCGTGTATCCGGATAACGTGACGATCTTCAAGCAGATACTTGCCGGAAAGGCCGACGTAATGGTCACGGACGCGTCCGAGACCTTGTTGCAGCAAAAGCTCAACCCCGGATTGTGTTCGGTGCATCCGGACAAGCCGTTTCAGTATGGAGAGAAAGCGTGGCTGGTGCCGCGCGGCGATGTGGTATTCCAGCAATATGTCGACCAGTGGCTGCATCTGGCGCGCGCGACAGGCGAATATCAATCCATATCCGACAAATGGCTGAAGTAA
- a CDS encoding AMP-binding protein, with amino-acid sequence MATQAAGEGALIEPKDGLSYVRGSTEVPLSESTVGQFLVDTARRFSERPAVVFREQEIRWNWGEFQQEVDILAAGLLELGIQKGDRVGIWSPNRVEWLMTQFATARIGAVLVNINPAYRLAELEYALNKVGCKAIISAEKFKSSMYLQMLQELAPELATATPGDLHAARLPDLRIVIRMCDTETPGMLTFSDVIERGRTALDPAKLDAIGATLDPNDPINIQFTSGTTGNPKGATLTHRNVVNNARYIAMAMRLTEEDSLCIPVPLYHCFGMVLAVLACVSVGAAMVFPGEAFEPGATLRAVSEEKCTALHGVPTMFIAELDHPDFATFDLTRLRTGIMAGSPCPIETMKRVVSQMHLAEITIAYGMTETSPVSFQSSTTDPLDKRTTTVGRIQPHLEVKIIDPLGDIVPVGETGELCTRGYSVMKGYWGDEAKTQESIVDGWMHTGDLATIDADGYCNIVGRLKDMLIRGGENIYPREIEEFLFRHPKIQSAQVFGVPDAKYGEEVCAWVVLRSGERLTAEDLQEFCRGQIAHYKIPKYIRFVDELPMTVTGKVQKFVMRERMIDELHLKEDKTA; translated from the coding sequence ATGGCAACGCAAGCTGCAGGAGAGGGTGCACTCATCGAACCGAAAGACGGACTCTCGTATGTGCGCGGTTCGACCGAAGTCCCGCTCAGCGAGTCGACTGTCGGACAGTTCCTCGTCGACACGGCGCGGCGCTTTTCCGAGCGCCCGGCAGTCGTGTTCCGAGAGCAGGAAATTCGCTGGAACTGGGGGGAGTTTCAGCAAGAGGTCGACATTTTGGCTGCTGGTTTGCTGGAACTTGGAATCCAGAAGGGCGATCGGGTCGGCATCTGGTCGCCGAATCGAGTCGAATGGTTGATGACGCAGTTCGCGACGGCGCGGATCGGCGCCGTGCTTGTCAACATCAATCCCGCTTATCGTCTTGCTGAGCTCGAATACGCGCTGAACAAGGTGGGTTGCAAAGCCATCATTTCGGCAGAGAAGTTCAAGTCCTCGATGTATCTGCAGATGCTTCAAGAACTCGCGCCGGAACTGGCGACGGCGACGCCGGGCGATCTCCACGCTGCCCGACTGCCTGACTTGCGCATCGTCATCCGGATGTGTGACACGGAAACGCCCGGCATGTTGACGTTTTCGGACGTCATCGAGCGCGGCCGCACTGCGCTTGATCCTGCAAAGCTCGATGCAATCGGCGCCACGCTCGATCCGAACGACCCCATCAACATCCAGTTCACGAGCGGCACGACCGGCAACCCAAAGGGCGCGACGCTGACGCACCGAAACGTCGTCAACAACGCGCGCTATATCGCGATGGCCATGCGGCTGACGGAAGAAGATTCGCTGTGCATTCCGGTGCCGCTGTATCACTGTTTCGGCATGGTTCTCGCGGTGCTGGCATGCGTGTCCGTGGGCGCCGCGATGGTGTTTCCCGGCGAAGCGTTCGAGCCGGGCGCGACGCTCAGGGCTGTCTCCGAAGAGAAATGCACAGCGCTACATGGCGTACCGACGATGTTCATCGCTGAGCTCGATCACCCCGATTTTGCGACCTTCGATCTCACCCGTTTGCGCACCGGAATTATGGCCGGATCGCCATGCCCAATTGAGACGATGAAACGCGTCGTCTCCCAGATGCATCTGGCAGAAATCACGATCGCTTACGGAATGACTGAGACCAGCCCGGTCTCTTTCCAGAGCTCGACTACGGATCCTTTGGACAAGCGGACTACGACAGTCGGCCGAATCCAGCCCCATCTGGAAGTGAAGATTATCGATCCGCTTGGCGATATCGTGCCTGTTGGCGAAACGGGTGAGTTGTGCACACGCGGCTATTCCGTGATGAAGGGCTATTGGGGAGACGAAGCCAAGACGCAGGAAAGCATCGTCGACGGATGGATGCATACGGGCGACCTCGCCACGATTGATGCGGATGGTTATTGCAACATCGTCGGTCGCCTCAAGGACATGCTGATCCGCGGCGGTGAAAATATCTATCCGCGCGAGATCGAGGAATTTCTGTTCCGCCACCCCAAGATCCAGAGCGCGCAGGTGTTCGGCGTGCCGGATGCGAAGTATGGCGAAGAGGTATGCGCGTGGGTCGTGTTGCGCTCAGGCGAGCGACTTACGGCCGAGGACTTGCAGGAATTCTGCCGAGGCCAGATCGCACATTACAAGATTCCCAAATACATCCGTTTCGTCGACGAACTGCCGATGACGGTGACGGGCAAGGTTCAGAAGTTCGTTATGCGCGAGCGGATGATCGATGAGCTGCATCTAAAGGAAGACAAAACGGCGTAG
- a CDS encoding F0F1 ATP synthase subunit epsilon, which produces MATIKVDVVSAEEQIFSGQAKFVALPGEAGELGILPGHTPLITRIRPGAVRIESENGEEEFVFVAGGILEVQPGAVTVLADTAIRGKDLDEAKAEQARKRAEEALQNTGSNLEYATAQAELAYATAQLAAIQRLRKLRGQH; this is translated from the coding sequence ATGGCAACCATCAAGGTAGACGTCGTCAGCGCGGAAGAGCAGATCTTCTCGGGCCAGGCGAAGTTCGTTGCGCTCCCGGGCGAAGCGGGCGAACTCGGCATTCTGCCGGGTCACACGCCGCTCATCACGCGGATTCGTCCGGGTGCGGTGCGCATCGAATCGGAAAATGGCGAAGAAGAGTTCGTGTTCGTCGCCGGCGGCATTCTCGAAGTCCAACCGGGCGCAGTGACGGTGCTGGCCGACACGGCGATCCGCGGCAAAGATCTCGACGAAGCAAAGGCCGAACAGGCTCGCAAGCGCGCGGAAGAAGCGCTGCAGAACACCGGCTCGAATCTCGAATACGCGACTGCGCAAGCAGAACTGGCGTACGCGACGGCTCAGCTGGCAGCGATTCAGCGTCTGCGCAAGCTGCGCGGACAGCACTAG
- the atpD gene encoding F0F1 ATP synthase subunit beta produces MSTTALVEGKIVQCIGAVIDVEFPREHMPKVYDALILEGSELTLEVQQQLGDGVVRTICLGSSDGLRRGVIVKNTAKPISVPVGKPTLGRIMDVLGRPIDEAGPIASDNMRSIHQKAPAFDELSPSTELLETGIKVIDLICPFAKGGKVGLFGGAGVGKTVNMMELINNIAKEHGGYSVFAGVGERTREGNDFYHEMKDSNVLDKVALVYGQMNEPPGNRLRVALTGLTMAEHFRDEGLDVLFFVDNIYRFTLAGTEVSALLGRMPSAVGYQPTLAEEMGKLQERITSTKTGSITSVQAVYVPADDLTDPSPATTFGHLDATVVLSRDIASLGIYPAVDPLDSTSRQIDPHVIGEEHYSITRGVQQTLQRYKELRDIIAILGMDELSPEDKLSVARARKIQRFLSQPFHVAEVFTGSPGKYVPLKETIRGFKMIVEGECDHLPEQAFYMVGTIDEAFEKAKKIQ; encoded by the coding sequence ATGAGTACTACTGCTTTGGTAGAAGGCAAGATCGTACAGTGCATCGGCGCGGTGATCGACGTGGAATTCCCGCGTGAGCACATGCCGAAGGTTTACGACGCGCTCATTCTCGAAGGTTCGGAACTGACGCTCGAAGTCCAGCAGCAGCTGGGCGACGGCGTCGTCCGTACCATCTGTCTGGGTTCGTCGGACGGTCTGCGCCGCGGCGTGATCGTCAAGAACACGGCCAAGCCGATTAGCGTGCCCGTCGGCAAGCCGACGCTCGGCCGCATCATGGACGTGCTGGGTCGTCCGATCGACGAAGCCGGCCCGATCGCGAGCGACAACATGCGCTCGATCCACCAGAAGGCGCCGGCGTTCGACGAACTGTCGCCGTCGACGGAACTGCTTGAAACGGGTATCAAGGTTATCGATCTGATCTGCCCGTTCGCGAAGGGCGGCAAGGTGGGTCTGTTCGGCGGTGCCGGCGTGGGCAAGACCGTCAACATGATGGAGCTCATCAACAACATCGCGAAGGAGCACGGCGGTTACTCCGTGTTCGCGGGCGTGGGCGAGCGTACCCGCGAAGGGAACGACTTCTACCACGAAATGAAGGACTCGAACGTTCTCGACAAGGTCGCGCTGGTGTACGGCCAGATGAACGAACCGCCGGGCAACCGTCTGCGCGTCGCGCTGACGGGTCTGACGATGGCCGAACACTTCCGTGACGAAGGCCTCGACGTGCTGTTCTTCGTCGACAACATCTACCGTTTCACGTTGGCCGGTACGGAAGTGTCGGCACTGCTGGGCCGTATGCCTTCCGCAGTGGGCTATCAGCCGACGCTGGCTGAAGAAATGGGCAAGCTGCAAGAGCGTATTACCTCGACGAAGACGGGCTCGATCACGTCGGTTCAGGCCGTGTACGTCCCTGCGGACGACTTGACGGACCCGTCGCCGGCTACGACATTCGGCCACCTGGACGCAACGGTCGTTCTGTCGCGTGACATCGCTTCGCTGGGCATCTACCCGGCTGTCGACCCGCTCGACTCGACCTCGCGTCAGATCGACCCGCACGTGATCGGCGAAGAGCATTACTCGATCACGCGTGGCGTTCAGCAGACGCTGCAGCGCTACAAGGAATTGCGCGACATTATCGCGATTCTGGGCATGGACGAACTGTCGCCGGAAGACAAGCTGTCGGTCGCGCGCGCTCGCAAGATCCAGCGTTTCCTGTCGCAGCCGTTCCACGTGGCTGAAGTGTTCACGGGCTCGCCGGGCAAGTACGTGCCGCTGAAGGAAACGATCCGTGGCTTCAAGATGATCGTCGAAGGCGAGTGCGATCACCTGCCGGAGCAGGCGTTCTACATGGTCGGCACGATCGACGAAGCCTTCGAAAAGGCCAAGAAGATCCAGTAA
- the atpG gene encoding F0F1 ATP synthase subunit gamma: MAGMKEIRGKIKSVQNTRKITKAMEMVAASKMRRAQERMRAARPYADKVRDIAAHMSSATPEYRHPFMVSNEGAKSTGFILVTTDKGLCGGMNTNVLRATLQKFKELEGQGKTVEATAIGGKGLGFLNRLRAKVVSNVVQLGDTPHLEKLIGAVKVQLDMYSEGKVSAVYLAYTRFVNTMKQEPVIEQLLPLSTEQFEAKDDKDSPTPNTSWDYIYEPDAQTVVDELLVRYVEALVYQAVAENMASEQSARMVAMKAASDNAKTVINELQLSYNKSRQAAITKELSEIVGGAAAV; the protein is encoded by the coding sequence ATGGCTGGAATGAAGGAAATTCGCGGAAAGATCAAGAGCGTGCAAAACACGCGCAAGATCACGAAAGCGATGGAGATGGTGGCCGCATCGAAGATGCGCCGCGCTCAGGAGCGCATGCGCGCTGCTCGCCCGTACGCCGACAAGGTCCGCGATATCGCTGCGCACATGAGCAGTGCGACGCCCGAGTACCGTCACCCATTCATGGTGTCGAACGAAGGGGCGAAGTCCACGGGCTTCATCCTTGTCACGACTGACAAGGGTCTGTGCGGCGGTATGAACACGAACGTGCTGCGCGCGACGCTCCAGAAATTCAAGGAGCTGGAAGGCCAGGGCAAGACGGTCGAAGCGACGGCAATTGGCGGCAAGGGTCTCGGTTTCCTGAACCGTCTGCGCGCGAAGGTCGTGTCGAACGTCGTGCAACTGGGCGACACGCCGCATCTCGAGAAGTTGATCGGCGCGGTGAAGGTTCAGCTCGACATGTACTCGGAAGGCAAAGTCTCGGCCGTGTACCTTGCGTACACCCGCTTCGTCAACACGATGAAGCAGGAGCCGGTGATCGAGCAGCTGCTGCCGCTGTCGACGGAACAGTTCGAAGCCAAGGACGACAAGGATAGCCCGACGCCGAATACGTCCTGGGACTACATCTACGAGCCGGACGCGCAAACCGTCGTCGACGAACTGCTGGTGCGTTATGTCGAAGCGCTGGTCTATCAGGCCGTCGCGGAAAACATGGCATCGGAACAGTCGGCACGGATGGTCGCGATGAAGGCCGCTTCCGACAATGCGAAGACGGTCATCAACGAACTGCAGCTCTCGTACAACAAGAGCCGTCAGGCAGCGATCACGAAGGAACTGTCGGAAATCGTCGGTGGCGCCGCGGCAGTCTGA
- the atpA gene encoding F0F1 ATP synthase subunit alpha, with product MQLNPSEISELIKSRIQGLEASADVRNQGTVISVTDGIVRIHGLSEVMQGEMLEFPGNVYGLALNLERDSVGAVILGEYENISEGDIVKTTGRILEVPVGPELIGRVVDALGNPIDGKGPINAKLTDAIEKIAPGVIWRKSVSQPVQTGLKSIDSMVPIGRGQRELIIGDRQCGKTAVAVDAIINQKGKDLICIYVAIGQKASSIMNVVRKLEETGAMAYTIVVAASASESAAMQYLAPYAGCTMGEYFRDRGQDALIVYDDLTKQAWAYRQISLLLRRPPGREAYPGDVFYLHSRLLERAARVSEEYVEKFTNGEVKGKSGSLTALPVIETQAGDVTAFVPTNVISITDGQIFLETDLFNAGIRPAINAGVSVSRVGGAAQTKVVKKLSGGIRTDLAQYRELAAFAQFASDLDEATRKQLERGRRVTELLKQPQYQPLQVWELSVSLFAANNGYLDDLEVSQVPAFEKGMREFLKSKHADLVKRIEDNKDLSKDDEGALHAALKDFKKSGAY from the coding sequence ATGCAACTCAATCCCTCTGAGATCAGCGAGCTGATCAAGAGCCGGATCCAGGGCCTTGAAGCGAGCGCAGACGTTCGCAACCAGGGTACCGTGATCTCCGTGACCGACGGTATCGTGCGTATCCACGGCCTGTCGGAAGTGATGCAGGGCGAAATGCTCGAATTCCCGGGCAACGTGTACGGTCTCGCGCTGAACCTCGAGCGCGACTCGGTCGGCGCCGTGATTCTGGGTGAATACGAAAACATCTCGGAAGGCGACATCGTCAAGACGACGGGCCGCATTCTCGAAGTGCCGGTGGGTCCGGAACTAATTGGCCGCGTGGTCGACGCGCTGGGCAACCCGATCGACGGCAAGGGTCCGATCAACGCAAAGCTGACGGATGCAATCGAAAAGATCGCCCCGGGCGTGATCTGGCGTAAGTCGGTGTCGCAGCCGGTGCAAACGGGCCTAAAGTCGATCGACTCGATGGTGCCGATCGGCCGTGGCCAGCGCGAGCTGATCATCGGCGACCGCCAGTGCGGCAAGACGGCCGTGGCAGTCGACGCGATCATCAACCAGAAGGGCAAGGACCTGATCTGTATCTACGTCGCGATCGGCCAGAAGGCTTCGTCGATCATGAACGTGGTTCGCAAGCTCGAAGAAACGGGCGCGATGGCATACACGATCGTCGTCGCAGCTTCGGCTTCCGAGTCGGCTGCGATGCAGTACCTCGCGCCGTACGCCGGTTGCACGATGGGCGAATACTTCCGCGATCGCGGCCAGGACGCGCTGATCGTTTATGACGACTTGACCAAGCAGGCTTGGGCATACCGTCAGATCTCGCTGCTGCTGCGCCGTCCGCCGGGCCGTGAAGCATATCCGGGCGACGTGTTTTATCTGCACTCGCGTCTGCTGGAACGTGCTGCTCGCGTCTCGGAAGAGTACGTCGAGAAGTTCACGAACGGCGAAGTGAAGGGCAAGAGCGGCTCGCTGACGGCGCTGCCCGTCATCGAAACGCAGGCAGGCGACGTGACGGCGTTCGTTCCGACGAATGTGATCTCGATTACCGACGGCCAGATCTTCCTGGAAACCGACCTCTTCAACGCAGGTATCCGCCCGGCTATTAACGCTGGCGTGTCGGTGTCGCGCGTTGGCGGTGCGGCTCAGACGAAGGTTGTGAAGAAGCTGTCGGGCGGTATCCGTACCGACCTCGCACAGTACCGTGAACTGGCAGCATTCGCGCAGTTCGCATCGGACCTCGATGAAGCGACCCGCAAGCAGCTCGAGCGCGGCCGCCGCGTGACGGAACTGCTGAAGCAGCCGCAGTATCAGCCGCTGCAAGTGTGGGAATTGTCGGTGTCGCTGTTCGCAGCGAACAACGGCTACCTCGATGATCTGGAAGTGTCGCAAGTTCCGGCCTTCGAAAAGGGCATGCGCGAATTCCTGAAGTCGAAGCATGCTGACCTGGTCAAGCGCATCGAAGACAATAAAGACTTGTCGAAGGACGACGAGGGCGCGCTGCACGCCGCACTCAAGGACTTCAAGAAGTCGGGCGCTTATTGA